In Spinacia oleracea cultivar Varoflay chromosome 5, BTI_SOV_V1, whole genome shotgun sequence, a single window of DNA contains:
- the LOC130460899 gene encoding cytochrome c oxidase subunit 3-like: MIESQRHSFHLVDPSPWPISGSLGALATTVGGVMYMHSFQGGATLLSLGLIFILYTMFVWWRDVLRESTLEGHHTKVVQLGLRYGFILFIVSEVMFFFAFFWAFSHSSLAPAVEIGGIWPPKGIWVLDPREIPFLNTLILLSSGAAVTWAHHAILAGKQKRAVYALVATVLLALVFTGFQGMEYYEAPFTISDSIYGSTFFLATGFHGFHVIIGTLFLIICGIRKYFGHLTKEHHVGFEAVAWYWHFVDVVWLFLFVSIYWWGGI; this comes from the coding sequence ATGATTGAATCTCAAAGGCATTCTTTTCATTTGGTAGATCCAAGTCCATGGCCTATTTCGGGTTCACTCGGAGCTTTGGCAACGACCGTAGGAGGTGTGATGTACATGCACTCATTTCAAGGGGGTGCAACACTTCTAAGTTTGGGCCTTATTTTTATCCTATATACCATGTTTGTATGGTGGCGTGATGTTCTACGCGAATCCACGTTAGAAGGACATCATACCAAAGTCGTACAATTAGGACTTCGATATGGTTTTATTTTGTTCATCGTATCGGAGgttatgttcttttttgcttttttttgggCTTTTTCTCATTCTTCTTTGGCACCTGCGGTAGAGATCGGAGGTATTTGGCCTCCAAAAGGGATTTGGGTTTTAGATCCTCGGGAAATCCCTTTTCTTAATACCCTTATTCTTCTTTCATCCGGAGCTGCCGTAACTTGGGCTCATCATGCTATACTCGCGGGGAAGCAAAAACGAGCAGTTTACGCTTTAGTAGCTACCGTTTTACTGGCTCTAGTATTCACAGGCTTTCAAGGAATGGAATATTATGAAGCACCCTTCACTATTTCGGATAGTATTTATGGTTCTACCTTTTTCTTAGCAACAGGCTTTCATGGTTTTCACGTGATTATAGGTACTCTTTTCTTGATTATATGTGGTATTCGCAAATATTTTGGTCATCTGACCAAGGAACATCACGTTGGCTTTGAAGCAGTTGCATGGTACTGGCATTTTGTAGACGTGGTTTGGTTATTCTTATTTGTCTCTATCTATTGGTGGGGAGGTATATGA